The following proteins are co-located in the Pedobacter frigiditerrae genome:
- a CDS encoding alpha-2-macroglobulin family protein has protein sequence MKMLLRFSVLLIFSILFNFSGFSQQYTIDDFYKVDSIATKAKPKDALALIEKMNDQARADGNTPLLIKSVIYKMMFQSYLEENAFDKILIDLRKDISLAKQPEKSILQSLLAETYWKFYQQNQWKISQRTNVSANIGDDINTWSVQKLTDEIIKNFLYSLQEVRLLQNTKVDFLDKVLAGDKYNRSFRPTLYDLLAHRALDIFINTQINVTQADDENIDFTDPTWYADQQTFINLKLPQSDSTSFYAEAMQLFKNLMVFHLADKNETALADIDLKRLKFISLRNNNNELYQNALQNLAAKSINTEVYADILYEQAILYKNAPAGIDTNQQNLVKAVELSNKAIKAFPKSIGAFNSANLIKQIKSVELNAQAKNIIEPNKPAQLHLTYKNVDTIYFKLYKRPMLEQLYNKLNNKKDFFSFLEKNKTTREWFIIVPKSSDYQSHTLIAPVEGLPVGNYLLLLQNTAANNEYTFYNYTNFNVSSFLVTDRIIENTNHEYFVVNSTTGFPIKGVNIQQRKNYYNGKVVESKPITTNELGYATSDDVANINSAIVSLVKDSLVININNYSRRYDIDDNKKIILFTDRPIYRPGQTVFYKGLCIDYKDDKNIILPNENVEVVFEDVNGDEIESKDLTSNEFGTFQGSFTIPMGKLNGQMRLETDYGNIQIQVEEYKRPTFEVVFDKFNQHYKLNDSIKVLGKAVAFSGYSVANAKVSYKIYRRAIFDYRLGYGESYAIYGVSAFTRQQIAIGKTLTKAGGKFEFSFFAKGPNEKLNYAFDIEVTITDLNGETRTKTTTINVGKKDISLVISNNQMLVLNSKTDSIPFSVTNLNYEPIKADLKAEWFLLEAPARLTNKSPFYAEKYTLSKEEFIKTFPTDDYNNESDLSKWPVLKNKYNQNITTDKGTGYFTYSQTNLTPGYYKVKFSANNSLNDTLTIERYVIVYGPEPSTIKSSLEWIVPEINTIKPSESAVFRVAGLSKNSKAYYEIYYKNTIVEKVWLNLSPKQTIVKIAPKANYEDGFAVQFTMVQNGTIYNSLQRVYIIDQAKQLDIKFLTFRNKLQPGEKESWKLQISNRNGEKEMAEMVATLYDASLDDFKKMSWNSNLRTNFYYEDYTWKFNSNSLSYGNNLWFLRVYNDYSVKPRIYENLNLFGYTYYGGYNYGYRNYINNVNQPKKGLSQEAIKKLAELEKGTLKYGVVYDNNGYTIPGAVIKNGKLSTVTNYFGVYAIAAKVGDELIVTSIGYKPFNVKVGQNKRINITLQEDGNALNEVAIIAPAGEARKQSLTGSVSTVVASESLKIRGSTNLPADMLNKIPGLEVTGEGTLVLREIKADTLNFNAKNYLGANKIIPRTNFNETAFFYPQLRTDEKGEINIEFTIPQSLTRYKMMGFAHTKDLKIATISNELVTQKQLAISANAPRFFREGDTILFSAKLNNLSGKNLKGEALLELKDALTGKVIQLLASGDKTNQAFTLDNEGNIVLKWNLIIPKGISTITYKVVAKSGKFSDGEEMTIPVLPNSMLVTESMPINVRGNTNKTFNMVKLINSGSSKTMRNQALTFEFTSNPIWYAVQALPYLMEYPYECAEQTFSRFYANSFATGIINSSPKIKEVFNQWQNTNNGEALLSNLEKNPELKSILLEETPWVRNADNETERKKRLAVLFDLNRMTYELKSNFEKLEKMQYNDGSFPWFNGMPGDRYITQHIVLGIGQLKKLKLIDEKTYPKLNTMLNKAIIYLDKELVKDYKDDLASKYLGYMPLHYLFARSYTNQINTNPDFVKAKEYYLKRITSNWKTFDSYQLGQTALVLHRNGNKVEPAKIITLLKQTAQQSDEMGMYWAKNINGWWWYQSPIETQSLLIEAFDEVASDSKSVEEMKIWLLKNKQTNDWKTTKATATACYALLMKGYDLLSEAAEPEILIGNKTIADLGSANAPKEAGTGYQKITIAGANVKPEMGKVEVKNNNKTIAWGALYWQYFEQLDKITPANTGVKIKKQLFIQNSTTKGNILTPLTSTNVLTPGDLVKVRIEIYADRNMEYVHLKDMRSSGFEPVNVISQYKYQDGLGYYESTKDASTNFFIGYLRKGTYVFEYALRVTHSGNFSNGITSLQCMYAPEFTTHSEGIRVTVK, from the coding sequence ATGAAAATGCTTTTACGCTTCTCTGTTCTTTTAATCTTCTCTATCCTCTTTAATTTTTCAGGATTTAGTCAGCAATACACCATAGATGACTTTTACAAAGTAGACTCAATTGCAACCAAAGCAAAGCCGAAAGATGCACTGGCATTGATTGAAAAAATGAATGATCAAGCTAGAGCAGATGGCAATACTCCTTTGCTGATTAAATCAGTTATCTACAAAATGATGTTTCAAAGTTATTTGGAAGAGAATGCCTTTGATAAAATTCTGATTGATTTAAGGAAAGACATCAGCCTTGCTAAACAGCCAGAAAAAAGCATTTTACAATCTTTATTAGCAGAAACGTACTGGAAATTTTATCAGCAAAATCAATGGAAAATTTCACAACGAACTAATGTAAGTGCCAACATTGGCGATGACATTAACACTTGGTCTGTTCAAAAATTAACGGATGAGATTATTAAAAACTTCCTATACTCTTTACAAGAGGTAAGACTTTTACAAAACACCAAAGTAGATTTTTTAGACAAAGTTTTAGCTGGCGATAAATATAATCGATCTTTTAGGCCAACGCTATACGATTTATTGGCGCACAGAGCACTAGATATTTTTATTAATACACAAATAAATGTTACGCAAGCTGATGATGAAAACATTGATTTTACAGACCCAACTTGGTATGCAGACCAACAAACTTTCATCAATCTAAAATTACCACAAAGTGATAGTACTTCATTTTATGCAGAGGCTATGCAATTATTTAAAAATTTAATGGTTTTCCATCTGGCTGATAAAAATGAGACCGCATTAGCAGATATTGATTTAAAGAGATTAAAGTTTATTTCACTTAGAAATAACAATAATGAACTCTACCAAAATGCCTTACAAAATTTAGCTGCCAAAAGCATAAACACAGAAGTTTATGCTGACATTTTATATGAGCAAGCCATCCTTTATAAAAATGCACCGGCAGGAATTGACACCAACCAACAAAATCTTGTTAAGGCAGTTGAACTAAGCAATAAAGCTATTAAAGCCTTTCCAAAAAGTATTGGCGCCTTTAACTCTGCAAACCTTATTAAGCAAATCAAAAGCGTTGAATTGAACGCTCAAGCCAAAAATATAATTGAGCCAAATAAGCCTGCACAGCTTCATTTAACCTATAAAAATGTAGATACAATTTATTTCAAACTTTACAAAAGACCAATGCTTGAGCAGCTTTACAACAAGCTGAATAATAAAAAAGATTTCTTCAGCTTTTTGGAAAAGAATAAAACGACGAGAGAATGGTTTATTATAGTTCCTAAATCTAGCGATTATCAATCTCATACTTTAATTGCTCCAGTTGAGGGCCTACCGGTAGGCAATTACCTACTTCTTTTACAAAATACAGCTGCAAATAATGAATATACATTTTATAATTACACAAACTTTAACGTTAGCTCTTTCTTAGTTACCGATAGGATTATTGAAAATACCAATCATGAGTATTTCGTCGTAAACAGTACTACTGGCTTTCCTATAAAAGGAGTTAACATTCAGCAAAGAAAAAACTATTATAACGGCAAAGTAGTAGAAAGTAAGCCTATAACTACAAACGAATTAGGTTATGCTACAAGTGATGATGTGGCAAACATAAATTCTGCAATTGTTTCTTTAGTTAAAGATTCATTAGTAATTAACATAAATAATTACAGCAGAAGGTATGATATTGACGACAATAAGAAAATCATCTTATTTACAGATAGGCCTATTTATCGCCCTGGCCAAACCGTTTTCTACAAAGGCCTATGTATTGATTACAAGGATGATAAAAATATAATATTACCCAATGAAAACGTAGAGGTTGTATTTGAAGATGTCAATGGAGATGAGATAGAATCGAAAGATTTGACCTCAAATGAATTTGGTACTTTTCAAGGTTCATTTACCATCCCAATGGGAAAATTAAATGGACAAATGCGACTTGAAACTGATTATGGTAATATTCAAATTCAAGTTGAAGAGTATAAAAGACCAACTTTTGAAGTAGTTTTTGATAAGTTTAATCAACATTATAAACTAAACGACAGTATAAAAGTGTTAGGTAAGGCTGTTGCGTTTTCAGGCTATTCCGTTGCCAATGCAAAGGTATCTTATAAAATTTATCGCAGGGCGATTTTTGATTATAGGCTAGGTTACGGTGAATCTTATGCTATTTATGGTGTAAGTGCATTTACCAGACAACAAATCGCCATTGGCAAAACATTAACAAAAGCTGGCGGTAAATTTGAATTTAGCTTTTTTGCCAAAGGGCCGAATGAAAAACTAAACTATGCTTTTGATATTGAAGTAACCATAACCGATTTAAATGGCGAAACAAGAACAAAAACTACCACAATTAATGTGGGCAAAAAAGACATATCATTAGTGATAAGCAATAATCAAATGCTCGTTTTAAATTCAAAAACAGATAGCATTCCTTTTTCAGTTACCAATTTAAATTATGAACCTATTAAAGCTGATTTAAAAGCCGAATGGTTTTTGCTTGAAGCACCTGCTAGGTTAACTAATAAAAGTCCATTTTATGCAGAGAAATATACATTAAGCAAGGAAGAGTTTATTAAAACCTTCCCTACAGATGATTATAATAATGAATCTGATTTATCTAAGTGGCCTGTTTTAAAAAACAAATACAATCAAAATATTACCACTGATAAAGGAACTGGCTATTTTACTTATAGTCAAACTAATTTAACACCAGGCTATTACAAGGTTAAATTCTCTGCTAACAATAGTTTAAACGACACTTTAACAATTGAAAGATATGTGATTGTATACGGTCCAGAACCGTCAACCATAAAAAGCAGTTTAGAATGGATTGTGCCAGAAATAAATACCATCAAACCATCCGAAAGCGCAGTATTTAGAGTGGCTGGCTTATCAAAAAACAGTAAGGCTTATTATGAGATTTATTATAAAAATACCATTGTAGAAAAAGTATGGTTAAACCTTTCTCCAAAACAAACCATTGTGAAAATTGCCCCAAAAGCTAATTATGAGGATGGTTTCGCTGTACAATTTACCATGGTGCAAAATGGTACGATTTATAATTCATTACAAAGGGTATACATTATTGACCAAGCTAAACAACTGGACATTAAATTTTTAACTTTTAGAAATAAGCTACAACCTGGAGAAAAGGAAAGTTGGAAATTACAAATCAGCAACCGAAATGGAGAAAAAGAAATGGCTGAAATGGTAGCTACTTTATATGATGCTTCTTTAGATGATTTTAAAAAAATGAGTTGGAACAGTAACCTAAGAACTAACTTTTACTATGAAGATTACACTTGGAAATTTAACAGCAACAGTTTAAGTTATGGAAATAATCTTTGGTTTCTGAGAGTTTACAACGACTACAGTGTTAAACCTAGAATTTACGAAAACCTTAATTTATTTGGTTACACTTATTACGGTGGCTACAATTATGGTTATAGAAATTACATCAATAATGTTAATCAACCTAAAAAAGGTTTATCGCAAGAAGCGATAAAAAAATTAGCAGAACTAGAAAAAGGAACGCTTAAATATGGTGTTGTTTACGATAATAATGGTTACACCATTCCTGGGGCTGTAATTAAAAATGGAAAATTATCAACCGTTACTAATTATTTTGGCGTATACGCCATAGCTGCAAAAGTTGGAGATGAGTTAATAGTCACATCTATTGGCTATAAACCTTTTAATGTAAAGGTTGGACAAAATAAAAGAATAAACATTACTCTACAAGAAGATGGAAACGCCTTAAATGAAGTTGCAATAATAGCTCCTGCTGGTGAGGCAAGAAAGCAGAGTTTAACAGGTTCAGTTTCTACAGTAGTGGCGAGTGAGTCATTGAAAATTAGAGGCTCAACTAATTTGCCGGCAGATATGCTAAATAAAATTCCTGGATTAGAAGTTACTGGTGAAGGGACTCTCGTACTAAGAGAAATTAAAGCAGATACCTTAAATTTTAATGCAAAAAATTATTTGGGGGCCAATAAAATTATCCCTCGTACCAATTTCAACGAAACCGCTTTTTTCTACCCTCAACTAAGAACAGACGAAAAAGGAGAAATTAATATAGAGTTTACCATTCCACAATCCTTAACTCGGTATAAAATGATGGGCTTTGCGCACACTAAGGATTTGAAAATAGCAACTATTAGCAATGAGCTAGTAACTCAAAAACAATTAGCTATTTCTGCAAATGCGCCACGTTTTTTTAGAGAAGGAGATACTATTTTATTTAGTGCCAAGCTTAATAATTTATCTGGCAAAAACTTAAAAGGCGAAGCCTTATTAGAATTAAAAGATGCCTTAACAGGAAAAGTAATTCAGCTCTTAGCCAGTGGCGATAAAACAAATCAAGCTTTTACATTAGATAACGAAGGTAATATCGTATTAAAATGGAATTTAATTATCCCAAAAGGAATAAGTACCATTACCTACAAAGTGGTGGCAAAATCGGGCAAGTTTAGCGATGGCGAAGAAATGACCATTCCTGTTTTACCAAACTCAATGTTGGTAACCGAAAGTATGCCAATCAATGTTCGTGGCAATACCAACAAAACTTTTAACATGGTGAAATTGATTAACTCAGGTTCGTCAAAAACGATGCGCAATCAGGCTTTAACGTTTGAGTTTACTTCTAATCCGATTTGGTATGCCGTACAAGCTTTGCCCTATTTAATGGAATATCCTTATGAGTGTGCAGAGCAAACTTTCAGTCGTTTTTACGCTAATAGTTTTGCAACAGGAATTATCAATAGCTCTCCAAAAATCAAGGAAGTTTTTAATCAATGGCAAAACACCAATAACGGCGAAGCACTTTTATCCAATTTGGAGAAAAACCCTGAGCTGAAATCAATTTTATTGGAAGAAACACCTTGGGTTAGAAATGCTGACAATGAAACCGAAAGAAAGAAAAGATTAGCCGTTTTGTTCGATTTAAATAGAATGACTTACGAGCTAAAGAGCAATTTCGAAAAGCTAGAAAAAATGCAATACAACGATGGTTCATTCCCTTGGTTTAATGGAATGCCAGGTGATAGATACATTACTCAGCATATAGTTTTAGGCATTGGTCAGCTTAAAAAGTTAAAGTTAATTGATGAGAAAACCTATCCTAAGCTAAATACAATGCTCAATAAAGCTATTATTTATTTAGACAAGGAACTGGTTAAGGATTACAAAGATGATTTAGCAAGTAAATACTTAGGCTATATGCCTTTGCATTATTTATTTGCCAGAAGTTACACCAATCAAATCAATACCAATCCAGATTTTGTAAAAGCAAAAGAATATTACCTAAAAAGAATTACATCTAATTGGAAAACATTCGATAGTTATCAATTAGGGCAAACTGCCTTGGTTTTACATAGGAATGGTAACAAAGTTGAACCTGCAAAAATCATTACCTTGCTAAAACAAACTGCTCAACAGAGTGATGAAATGGGAATGTATTGGGCAAAAAACATAAATGGCTGGTGGTGGTACCAAAGTCCGATAGAAACTCAATCATTATTAATTGAAGCTTTTGATGAAGTGGCATCCGATAGTAAATCTGTTGAGGAAATGAAAATCTGGTTGCTTAAAAACAAACAAACCAACGATTGGAAAACAACCAAAGCCACCGCGACAGCTTGTTATGCTTTATTAATGAAAGGATATGATTTACTTTCTGAAGCTGCAGAACCAGAAATATTAATTGGCAATAAAACCATAGCCGATTTAGGTTCTGCCAATGCGCCAAAAGAAGCAGGCACAGGTTATCAGAAAATCACCATCGCAGGTGCGAATGTTAAACCAGAAATGGGAAAAGTTGAAGTAAAAAACAATAATAAAACCATTGCTTGGGGTGCATTATACTGGCAATATTTTGAGCAATTGGATAAAATAACTCCAGCCAATACTGGTGTTAAAATCAAGAAACAATTGTTTATTCAAAATTCTACTACAAAGGGAAATATTTTAACTCCATTAACATCTACAAACGTGCTAACGCCTGGCGATTTGGTAAAAGTTCGTATCGAAATTTACGCAGATAGAAATATGGAATATGTGCATTTAAAAGATATGCGTTCATCTGGATTTGAACCAGTAAACGTTATTTCTCAGTATAAATATCAAGATGGTTTGGGTTATTATGAAAGCACAAAAGATGCCAGTACCAATTTCTTTATTGGTTATTTACGCAAGGGCACTTATGTATTTGAATATGCACTAAGGGTAACACATTCAGGTAATTTTAGCAATGGCATTACTTCCTTGCAATGTATGTATGCCCCAGAATTCACAACGCATAGTGAAGGGATTAGGGTTACGGTTAAATAG
- a CDS encoding phosphatase PAP2 family protein, with product MRIKPTYLIILLIALIISFILLGNFVSHHPVPLFDHKISLFVQKYHSDTLDKIMLGISIFGELPYSLLLVIIIAGLFHIYKYKRESYYIASILLSGLIILGVKNMVNRPRPTAFYVRLVEINRFHSFPSGHVLSYFLFFGFMIILMRTLKDIPKALRRAVTYFSWFLILTIAFSRIYLGAHWFSDTIGGFILGLICLFPLCYFYFKKETGTSP from the coding sequence ATGCGCATAAAACCTACCTATTTAATCATTTTACTTATTGCATTAATCATCAGTTTTATTTTATTGGGCAATTTTGTATCTCATCACCCTGTACCGTTATTTGACCATAAAATATCCTTATTTGTTCAGAAATACCATTCAGACACTTTAGATAAGATCATGTTGGGCATTAGTATTTTTGGCGAATTACCATATTCCCTTTTATTGGTAATTATTATTGCTGGCCTATTTCATATTTATAAATACAAACGGGAATCTTATTACATAGCCTCCATTTTATTATCTGGATTAATTATTCTAGGCGTAAAAAACATGGTAAATAGACCACGACCAACGGCTTTTTATGTACGCTTGGTAGAGATCAATAGATTTCATAGTTTCCCAAGTGGGCACGTACTTTCCTACTTTCTCTTTTTTGGTTTTATGATTATTTTAATGAGAACGTTGAAAGACATTCCTAAAGCTTTGCGAAGAGCGGTTACTTATTTCTCTTGGTTTTTAATTTTAACCATTGCCTTTTCTAGAATTTATTTAGGCGCACATTGGTTTAGTGATACCATAGGCGGATTTATCCTAGGTTTAATCTGCTTATTTCCGCTTTGTTATTTTTACTTTAAAAAAGAAACGGGGACAAGTCCCTGA
- a CDS encoding glycoside hydrolase family 9 protein has translation MKLFYRSAFCLLLFFHSITVHAQTIYVNQVGFDSKGSKVAVFGIDEKIANPIAFKLIDVVTKKPVFEGKLGKPEQVKSWDANKYYYQVDFSNYHLKGKYTININVKGKQIISFPFQIAEDALATLTIPSIIHYYNKQRANTAQELAADKHIILQGSTNTVDLTGGWCDASGDISKYFSHLAYTNFMMPQQIPLITWSMVGASESIPTLLTRMQVKDSLTSEALWGADYLVRSLAKEEYFYMTVFSFFNKDPNARRVVGLNADSKVTNKYQSAFREGGGMAIAALARISRWKKDGDFTSAQYLSTAKKAFAHLLINNLKYADDGKENIIDDYCALLAATELWMATDEAIYRDEARKRATNLEKRMTIKGYFIADDNNRPFYHAADAGLPIIALARYLQKEKDLSLRNHSLVVIKKALDYNLAITANTENPFGYARQSFLLKGEYKEGFFIPHENESGWWWQGENARLGSLATAAIVGGRLVYPANGGLGIKPELAKYASQQLSWILGSNPYEMCFMYQFGKNNVPYMASLFGHGSERGGISNGITGKDGNADGSGIDFKASANGNEWRWTEQWIPHAAYFLQAISAMAEKK, from the coding sequence ATGAAACTATTTTATCGCTCTGCTTTCTGTTTATTGCTTTTCTTCCATTCAATAACTGTTCATGCACAAACTATTTACGTTAACCAGGTTGGTTTTGATAGTAAGGGCTCTAAAGTTGCTGTTTTTGGTATAGATGAAAAAATAGCAAACCCTATCGCTTTCAAATTAATAGATGTTGTTACTAAAAAACCTGTTTTTGAAGGTAAATTGGGTAAGCCAGAACAAGTAAAAAGCTGGGATGCCAATAAATATTATTACCAAGTTGATTTTTCAAATTACCACCTAAAGGGCAAATACACCATTAATATCAACGTAAAGGGAAAACAAATTATTTCATTCCCTTTTCAAATAGCAGAGGATGCTTTGGCAACTTTAACAATTCCATCTATCATTCATTATTATAACAAACAGCGGGCAAATACAGCCCAAGAATTAGCAGCTGATAAACATATTATTTTGCAAGGAAGCACAAACACAGTTGATTTAACTGGCGGCTGGTGCGATGCCTCTGGAGATATCAGTAAGTATTTTTCTCACTTGGCATACACCAATTTCATGATGCCACAGCAAATCCCTTTGATTACATGGTCTATGGTTGGAGCTAGCGAATCAATTCCAACTTTGTTAACCAGAATGCAAGTTAAAGATTCGCTAACGAGCGAAGCTTTGTGGGGTGCAGATTATTTGGTAAGGTCTTTAGCAAAGGAAGAATATTTTTACATGACGGTTTTTAGTTTTTTTAATAAAGACCCAAATGCCAGAAGAGTGGTTGGATTAAACGCGGATAGCAAAGTGACCAATAAGTATCAAAGTGCATTTAGAGAGGGTGGAGGAATGGCTATTGCAGCTTTAGCAAGAATTTCTCGTTGGAAAAAAGATGGTGATTTTACTTCTGCTCAATATTTAAGCACTGCAAAAAAAGCATTTGCACACTTATTGATTAATAATTTAAAGTATGCTGATGATGGTAAAGAGAACATCATAGATGATTACTGTGCACTTTTAGCTGCCACAGAATTGTGGATGGCAACTGATGAAGCCATTTACAGGGATGAAGCAAGAAAACGTGCAACTAACCTAGAGAAACGAATGACAATTAAAGGTTATTTCATCGCTGATGATAACAACAGGCCTTTTTATCATGCTGCAGATGCAGGTTTACCTATCATCGCTTTAGCCCGTTATTTACAAAAGGAGAAAGATTTGAGTTTAAGAAATCATAGTTTGGTGGTGATTAAAAAGGCCTTGGATTATAACTTGGCCATAACCGCAAATACAGAAAATCCCTTCGGCTATGCCAGACAAAGTTTTTTATTAAAAGGAGAATATAAAGAGGGATTTTTTATTCCTCACGAAAATGAAAGTGGCTGGTGGTGGCAAGGTGAAAATGCCAGGTTAGGTTCTTTGGCAACGGCCGCTATTGTTGGAGGGAGATTGGTTTATCCAGCCAATGGAGGATTAGGAATTAAACCAGAATTAGCTAAATATGCCTCGCAACAACTTTCTTGGATTTTAGGAAGCAATCCTTACGAAATGTGTTTCATGTACCAATTTGGGAAGAATAATGTGCCTTATATGGCTTCGTTATTTGGTCACGGCTCAGAAAGAGGAGGGATTTCTAATGGGATTACTGGAAAGGATGGCAATGCCGATGGAAGTGGGATTGATTTTAAAGCCAGTGCAAATGGAAACGAATGGCGCTGGACAGAACAATGGATACCTCACGCAGCTTACTTTTTACAGGCAATAAGTGCAATGGCTGAAAAAAAATAA